The Prunus persica cultivar Lovell chromosome G8, Prunus_persica_NCBIv2, whole genome shotgun sequence genome includes a region encoding these proteins:
- the LOC18768415 gene encoding protein DMR6-LIKE OXYGENASE 1, whose amino-acid sequence MTGTEATPQLLTQTCFGHESCDVQTPVIDYSMLISNVSLKSSQAINDLNQACLNYGFFTVTNHGIPDSLIGSVTSWLSRFFHRTDEEKRRYARNDPTDRIRFILGGVTKRELLHMRTHPTFHCPTMPDDRMVLQKYSEIMREMGIQLLRGISKSLGLEECYMEKKMKLESGYNILGPNFYQSLSRCLDDKNQIGQFPHRDPGLLVLIAQNVGGGLQIKHQGKWLNADFPPSSIGVLVADHIEILTNGKYKSLLHRVALNTEVERLSLPFFFGPSLDAIVKPEPEFVDDHNPPSYRQMTYKEYLESNSRYHVIEAKANLINEALL is encoded by the exons ATGACTGGAACTGAAGCAACTCCACAACTGCTTACTCAAACTTGTTTTGGCCATGAGTCATGTGATGTTCAAACTCCAGTCATTGACTACTCCATGCTCATCTCCAATGTTTCTCTCAAAAGCTCTCAAGCTATCAATGACCTCAATCAAGCTTGCCTCAACTATGGCTTCTTCACT GTGACAAATCATGGGATCCCAGATAGCCTGATAGGTAGTGTAACCAGTTGGCTTTCCAGATTTTTCCATCGGACGGACGAGGAGAAGCGACGGTATGCGAGAAATGATCCCACGGATAGAATCAGATTCATATTGGGCGGCGTAACCAAAAGAGAGCTTCTCCACATGAGGACACATCCCACTTTCCACTGCCCAACAATGCCTGACGATCGCAT GGTTTTGCAAAAGTATAGTGAGATAATGAGAGAGATGGGCATCCAATTGCTTAGAGGGATCTCAAAATCTCTGGGGCTTGAAGAATGCtacatggaaaagaaaatgaagttggAATCTGGCTACAATATTTTGGGACCAAATTTCTATCAATCTTTGTCGCGTTGCTTGGATGATAAGAATCAGATTGGGCAGTTTCCTCATCGAGACCCTGGTTTGCTTGTGCTCATCGCACAAAACG TGGGTGGGGGGCTTCAGATAAAGCACCAAGGGAAGTGGCTCAATGCAGATTTTCCTCCTAGTTCCATTGGTGTCCTTGTTGCTGACCATATAGAG ATTCTTACCAATGGGAAGTACAAGAGCTTGTTGCATCGGGTGGCTTTAAACACAGAAGTGGAAAGGTTGAGTTTACCCTTCTTCTTTGGACCATCATTGGACGCAATTGTGAAGCCTGAACCAGAGTTTGTAGACGACCACAACCCACCCTCTTATCGTCAAATGACTTACAAAGAATACTTGGAATCCAATTCTCGGTACCATGTGATCGAAGCAAAAGCAAACTTGATCAATGAGGCTCTGCTCTAG
- the LOC109950775 gene encoding uncharacterized protein LOC109950775: protein MAGWLGNSCPPSVRGNASKGCSNFNFSAARRSARRALPFFRPKVPLPKVDISWISASCSLQRVVWENSVIGKIKALPSNFTMCIFQNKVARIQKLCSLNIKTTGVGAGLPDSCAIHIGLKTNEPSFRSETLAPRLLTVLSLLAIQTTVLLLEFVNPHVKDSSGEVT from the coding sequence ATGGCTGGATGGCTGGGCAATTCATGCCCGCCATCTGTTCGAGGAAATGCCTCAAAGGGTTGcagcaacttcaacttcagCGCAGCAAGAAGGAGTGCACGCAGAGCGCTTCCTTTTTTTCGTCCAAAAGTCCCTCTTCCTAAAGTGGATATCAGCTGGATATCAGCTTCTTGCTCTTTGCAAAGGGTGGTTTGGGAGAACAGTGTCATTGGGAAAATCAAAGCTTTGCCATCGAATTTTACCATGTGCATCTTTCAGAACAAGGTTGCCAGAATTCAAAAGCTCTGCTCTCTCAACATCAAGACTActggagttggtgctggtctGCCAGACAGTTGCGCCATCCACATCGGTCTCAAGACCAATGAGCCATCTTTTCGAAGCGAAACTCTGGCGCCAAGGCTATTGACAGTTTTGTCTCTGTTAGCCATCCAAACAACTGTTCTGCTTTTAGAGTTTGTGAACCCACATGTGAAAGACTCATCTGGGGAAGTTACTTGA